One segment of Papaver somniferum cultivar HN1 unplaced genomic scaffold, ASM357369v1 unplaced-scaffold_81, whole genome shotgun sequence DNA contains the following:
- the LOC113345338 gene encoding S-protein homolog 2-like, with protein MGSTSSHGNTSLLLLLLFSVLVSNCSSLTTVQIQNDIDDDNISLDMHCWSKNDDLGQRSLYKGDEWHWEFRAIEGLTYFWCDFRWYDNLNYHWLGGTFDVYRSGFPRDKYKNELCGTDCVWSARRDGFYLYQDDIDDWNKRDEWHVE; from the coding sequence ATGGGTTCTACTAGTAGCCATGGCAATACaagtttgttgttgttgctattgtTTTCAGTTCTGGTTTCCAATTGTTCATCGTTGACGACAGTGCAAATACAGAATGATATCGACGATGATAATATTTCATTGGATATGCATTGCTGGTCAAAAAATGACGATCTGGGTCAACGCTCGCTCTATAAAGGTGACGAATGGCACTGGGAGTTTCGCGCAATTGAAGGTTTAACATATTTCTGGTGTGATTTTCGTTGGTACGataatttgaactatcattggTTAGGTGGGACTTTCGATGTTTACCGTTCCGGATTCCCAAGAgacaagtacaaaaatgagctttGTGGTACGGACTGCGTGTGGTCTGCTCGCCGAGATGGATTTTATTTGTACCAAGACGATATAGATGACTGGAACAAAAGAGATGAATGGCATGTTGAATGA